In Vibrio sp. FE10, the following are encoded in one genomic region:
- the folP gene encoding dihydropteroate synthase: MILQANSKTLLLDRPHVMGILNVTPDSFSDGGQFNSLEKALQQAERMIKAGVSIIDIGGESTRPGAPEVTLEDELSRVIPAIKAIRANFDVWISIDTSKAEVMRQAVEAGADLINDVRALQEPGALEAAAQAQVPVCLMHMKGQPRTMQANPSYDDVFTDVEDFLKERVEACEAVGISKEQLILDPGFGFGKTIEHNYHLLAHLEKFHTLGLPILAGISRKSMIFKLLDKAPADCMVGSVTCATIAAMKGAQIIRVHDVEDTLEAMKIIEVMNNNH, encoded by the coding sequence ATGATATTACAAGCAAACAGTAAAACACTCCTTTTAGACCGTCCGCATGTGATGGGTATCCTCAATGTTACGCCCGACTCATTTTCTGATGGTGGTCAATTCAACTCATTAGAGAAAGCATTGCAGCAAGCTGAACGCATGATCAAAGCTGGTGTCAGTATTATTGATATCGGTGGTGAATCTACCCGACCGGGAGCGCCTGAAGTTACATTGGAAGATGAACTCTCAAGGGTTATACCTGCAATTAAAGCGATTCGAGCTAATTTTGATGTGTGGATTTCTATTGATACCAGCAAAGCGGAAGTGATGCGTCAAGCCGTTGAAGCGGGAGCTGACTTGATCAATGATGTGCGAGCTCTGCAAGAGCCGGGTGCTTTAGAGGCTGCTGCTCAAGCTCAAGTTCCCGTTTGTTTGATGCACATGAAAGGCCAGCCAAGAACCATGCAAGCTAACCCTAGCTATGACGATGTTTTCACGGATGTTGAAGACTTTTTAAAAGAAAGGGTTGAGGCTTGTGAGGCTGTCGGCATATCTAAAGAGCAACTTATTTTAGATCCTGGTTTTGGCTTTGGTAAAACCATAGAGCATAATTACCACCTATTAGCGCACCTTGAAAAATTTCATACGCTTGGCTTGCCAATCTTAGCGGGTATCTCGAGAAAATCGATGATCTTTAAGCTGCTAGATAAAGCACCAGCAGATTGCATGGTAGGAAGTGTTACTTGCGCCACCATTGCAGCGATGAAAGGTGCTCAAATTATTCGCGTTCACGATGTAGAAGATACATTGGAAGCGATGAAGATAATTGAAGTGATGAACAACAATCACTAA
- the infB gene encoding translation initiation factor IF-2 codes for MTQLTVKALSEEIGTPVDRLIEQLADAGMKKAGSDQVTDSEKQTLLTHLKKEHGDTSGETEPTRLTLQRKTRSTLSVAAGGGKSKDVQVEVRKKRTYVKRSAIEDEAKREAEDAANREAEEKAQRDAEEQAKRDAAEKAQREAEAKVTREADAKREAEEKAQRAQADKAKKDMNSKNADANAQAKKEADELKARQEQEATRKAEAEAAKLVEEARKLAEENQERWSEEEKKKKEQEKSADYHVTTSTYAREAEDAADKKDEKAPRRRKKKPAPAAQPGNNRGGRNQRGRGGKGKLAKPTSMQQGFDKSATVAKSDVAIGETIVVSELASKMSVKATEVIKVMMKMGAMATINQVIDQETAQLVAEEMGHKVILRKENELEEAVLADRDSDAIAEGRAPVVTIMGHVDHGKTSTLDYIRKAHVASGEAGGITQHIGAYHVDTDNGMITFLDTPGHAAFTAMRARGAQATDIVVLVVAADDGVMPQTIEAIQHAKAAGVPLIVAVNKIDKEGANPDNVKNELAQYDVIPEEWGGENIFVHISAKQGTNIDGLLEAILLQSEVLELTAVKEGMASGVVVESRLDKGRGPVATVLVQSGTLNKGDIVLCGQEYGRVRAMRDENGKDIETAGPSIPVEILGLSGVPASGDEATVVRDERKAREVANYRQGKFRDVKLARQQKAKLENMFANMTAGEVAELNVVLKADVQGSVEAIADSLLKLSTDEVKVNIVGSGVGGITETDATLAAASNAIILGFNVRADATARGTVQNENLDLRYYSIIYQLIDEVKQAMGGMLAPEFRQEIIGLAQVRDVFKSPKLGAIAGCIVTEGTIKRSNPIRVLRENVVIYEGELESLRRFKDDVQEVKNGYECGIGVKNYNDVRVGDQIEVFEIVEVKRTLD; via the coding sequence ATGACACAATTAACAGTTAAAGCACTGAGTGAAGAGATTGGTACGCCAGTTGACCGCTTAATTGAACAACTTGCTGATGCAGGCATGAAGAAAGCAGGGTCGGATCAAGTGACTGATTCAGAGAAGCAAACATTGCTAACGCACCTTAAAAAGGAGCACGGCGATACTTCAGGTGAAACAGAACCGACTCGTTTAACTCTTCAACGCAAGACCCGCAGCACGCTAAGTGTTGCCGCTGGAGGCGGTAAGAGTAAGGATGTTCAAGTAGAGGTACGTAAAAAACGTACTTACGTGAAGCGCAGCGCTATTGAAGATGAAGCGAAACGTGAGGCTGAGGATGCAGCTAATCGTGAAGCGGAAGAGAAAGCACAACGCGATGCTGAAGAGCAAGCGAAACGTGATGCTGCAGAGAAAGCACAGCGCGAAGCCGAAGCAAAAGTAACACGTGAAGCGGATGCAAAACGTGAAGCTGAAGAGAAGGCTCAACGCGCACAAGCTGATAAGGCTAAAAAAGACATGAATTCAAAAAATGCAGACGCTAACGCACAAGCGAAAAAAGAAGCGGATGAACTAAAAGCTCGTCAAGAGCAAGAAGCAACTCGTAAAGCAGAAGCTGAAGCAGCTAAGCTTGTTGAAGAGGCTCGTAAGTTAGCAGAAGAAAACCAAGAACGTTGGTCTGAAGAAGAGAAGAAGAAGAAAGAGCAAGAGAAATCTGCGGATTACCATGTGACTACTTCTACTTATGCTCGTGAAGCAGAAGATGCGGCTGATAAAAAAGATGAGAAAGCTCCTCGTCGTCGCAAGAAGAAACCTGCTCCAGCAGCTCAACCTGGCAACAACCGTGGTGGTCGTAACCAACGTGGTCGTGGCGGTAAAGGTAAGCTAGCTAAACCAACTTCAATGCAACAAGGCTTCGATAAGTCAGCAACTGTTGCTAAATCTGATGTTGCTATCGGCGAAACTATCGTTGTTTCTGAACTGGCTAGCAAAATGTCAGTTAAAGCAACTGAAGTTATCAAAGTGATGATGAAGATGGGCGCTATGGCGACTATCAACCAAGTGATCGACCAAGAAACAGCACAACTTGTTGCTGAAGAAATGGGCCACAAGGTTATCCTTCGCAAAGAAAACGAATTAGAAGAAGCAGTGCTAGCTGACCGTGATAGCGATGCTATCGCAGAAGGTCGTGCTCCTGTTGTTACTATCATGGGTCACGTTGACCACGGTAAAACTTCTACACTTGATTACATTCGTAAAGCACACGTTGCTTCTGGCGAAGCTGGCGGTATCACGCAGCACATTGGTGCTTACCACGTAGATACTGACAACGGCATGATCACGTTCCTTGATACTCCTGGACACGCGGCGTTTACAGCTATGCGTGCTCGTGGTGCTCAAGCGACAGATATCGTTGTACTTGTTGTTGCAGCAGACGATGGCGTAATGCCACAAACAATCGAAGCAATCCAGCACGCGAAAGCGGCAGGCGTTCCTCTGATTGTTGCTGTGAACAAGATCGACAAAGAGGGTGCAAACCCAGACAACGTTAAGAATGAGCTAGCTCAATACGACGTTATCCCTGAAGAATGGGGCGGTGAGAACATCTTCGTTCACATCTCTGCAAAACAGGGTACAAACATCGATGGTCTTCTAGAAGCTATCCTTCTTCAGTCTGAAGTTCTTGAACTTACAGCGGTTAAAGAAGGCATGGCATCTGGTGTTGTTGTTGAATCTCGTCTTGATAAAGGTCGCGGTCCAGTTGCAACAGTACTAGTACAGTCTGGTACTCTAAACAAAGGCGACATCGTTCTTTGTGGTCAAGAGTACGGCCGTGTTCGTGCAATGCGTGATGAAAACGGTAAAGACATCGAAACTGCAGGTCCATCTATCCCTGTAGAAATTCTAGGTCTTTCTGGCGTTCCTGCTTCAGGTGATGAAGCAACGGTTGTACGTGATGAGCGTAAAGCGCGTGAAGTTGCAAACTACCGTCAAGGTAAATTCCGTGATGTTAAACTAGCTCGCCAACAAAAAGCGAAACTAGAGAACATGTTCGCGAACATGACGGCTGGTGAAGTTGCTGAACTTAACGTTGTACTTAAAGCAGACGTTCAAGGTTCTGTAGAAGCGATTGCTGACTCTCTACTGAAACTGTCAACTGACGAAGTTAAAGTGAACATCGTAGGTTCTGGTGTTGGTGGTATTACGGAAACTGATGCAACGCTTGCAGCAGCTTCTAACGCTATCATCCTTGGTTTCAACGTACGTGCTGACGCAACTGCGCGCGGTACTGTTCAGAATGAAAACCTAGATCTACGTTACTACTCAATCATTTACCAACTGATCGACGAAGTGAAACAGGCGATGGGTGGTATGCTTGCTCCTGAATTCCGTCAAGAGATCATTGGTCTTGCTCAAGTTCGTGACGTATTTAAGTCGCCTAAACTTGGTGCAATCGCTGGTTGTATCGTTACTGAAGGTACTATTAAGCGTAGCAACCCAATCCGCGTACTTCGCGAAAACGTTGTTATCTACGAAGGTGAACTAGAGTCACTTCGTCGCTTTAAAGATGACGTTCAAGAAGTTAAAAATGGTTACGAGTGTGGTATCGGCGTTAAGAACTACAACGACGTTCGCGTTGGTGACCAGATCGAAGTATTCGAAATTGTTGAAGTTAAACGTACTCTAGACTAA
- the secG gene encoding preprotein translocase subunit SecG: MFTVLLVIYLLAALGVIGLVLIQQGKGADMGASFGAGASNTVFGAGGSGNFLTRMTAIFATTFFILSLVLGNMSTHKTESQWINPTEGQVIQQAEDAVSEVPAQGDEIPQ; the protein is encoded by the coding sequence ATGTTTACAGTTCTACTTGTGATTTACCTGTTGGCAGCGCTTGGTGTAATTGGCCTAGTGTTGATTCAACAAGGTAAAGGCGCAGATATGGGAGCCTCATTCGGTGCTGGCGCTTCAAACACTGTGTTTGGTGCTGGTGGCTCAGGAAATTTCCTTACCCGAATGACTGCAATTTTTGCAACTACATTTTTTATCCTTAGCTTAGTGCTTGGTAATATGTCTACACATAAAACTGAGTCACAATGGATTAACCCGACTGAAGGTCAGGTAATTCAGCAAGCTGAAGATGCAGTGAGTGAAGTTCCGGCGCAAGGCGACGAGATTCCACAATAA
- the greA gene encoding transcription elongation factor GreA, which produces MEKVPMTVRGAQKLRDELDRLLKLRPIISAAIGEARELGDLKENAEYHAAREEQGICEAQIRDIEYKLSLAQIIDVTQMDNTGKVIFGTTVTLIDVDTDEEFRYQIVSEDEAEIKTGRISVKSPIARGLIGKMEGDEVIISTPGGDKDFEIDKVEYI; this is translated from the coding sequence ATGGAAAAGGTTCCAATGACAGTACGTGGCGCTCAGAAGCTACGTGACGAATTAGATCGCCTACTTAAGCTACGTCCTATTATTTCAGCAGCTATTGGTGAAGCACGTGAACTAGGTGACTTGAAAGAGAACGCTGAATATCACGCCGCTCGTGAAGAGCAGGGTATCTGTGAAGCTCAAATTCGAGATATCGAATACAAGCTATCGCTAGCTCAGATCATCGACGTAACTCAAATGGATAACACAGGTAAGGTTATCTTTGGTACTACGGTTACTTTGATTGACGTAGATACTGATGAAGAATTCCGTTACCAAATCGTTTCTGAAGATGAAGCTGAAATCAAAACTGGCCGCATTTCGGTGAAATCACCGATCGCTCGTGGTCTGATTGGTAAGATGGAAGGTGACGAGGTTATTATCTCTACACCTGGCGGTGATAAAGACTTCGAAATCGACAAAGTAGAATACATCTAA
- the glmM gene encoding phosphoglucosamine mutase, with product MSDKRRYFGTDGVRGKVGQYPITPDFVLKLGWAAGRVLAKQGTKKVIIGKDTRISGYMLESALEAGLAAAGLQATFTGPMPTPAVAYLTQTFRAEAGIVISASHNPYYDNGIKFFSSEGTKLSDEIELAIEAELDKDIECVESSVLGKAVRLNDAAGRYIEFCKSTFPHKMTLAGMKIVVDCAHGATYHIAPAVFKELGAEVIAMGVEPNGTNINHEVGATDVRALQAKVVEEKAALGLGFDGDGDRIIMVDELGNKVDGDQIAYIIARDALRRGELKGGVVGTLMTNLGMENGLKQLGIPFVRAAVGDRYVMEQLLVKGWKIGAENSGHVILLDKVTTGDAIVAALQVLASVVDSEMTLNELSQGMTLYPQVLENVRFSGDSNPLEAEAVKTAVVEVEAELGEKGRVLLRKSGTEPLLRVMVEGEDADLVQKSALKIADAVKANC from the coding sequence ATGTCTGATAAAAGACGTTACTTCGGAACAGATGGCGTACGTGGCAAAGTGGGTCAGTACCCAATTACACCTGATTTTGTTTTGAAGCTTGGCTGGGCTGCGGGTCGTGTTTTGGCAAAGCAGGGCACAAAGAAAGTGATTATCGGTAAAGATACTCGTATTTCTGGTTACATGCTTGAGTCTGCTTTAGAAGCTGGCTTAGCTGCTGCGGGTCTTCAGGCTACGTTTACGGGGCCAATGCCGACACCAGCTGTTGCTTACCTAACACAAACTTTCCGTGCTGAGGCGGGGATCGTTATCTCGGCATCACACAACCCATATTACGATAACGGCATTAAGTTCTTCTCTTCTGAAGGTACTAAGTTGTCAGACGAAATTGAGTTGGCAATCGAAGCTGAACTAGACAAAGATATCGAGTGCGTGGAATCTTCAGTACTAGGTAAAGCTGTTCGCTTAAATGATGCAGCAGGCCGTTATATTGAATTTTGTAAAAGTACATTCCCGCACAAAATGACATTAGCCGGAATGAAAATAGTGGTTGATTGCGCACACGGTGCTACTTACCACATCGCACCTGCTGTATTTAAAGAGTTGGGTGCTGAAGTCATTGCTATGGGCGTGGAGCCTAATGGCACGAACATCAACCACGAAGTAGGTGCGACAGATGTGCGTGCTCTGCAAGCTAAAGTGGTTGAAGAGAAAGCAGCTCTAGGCCTTGGCTTTGATGGCGACGGTGACCGTATCATTATGGTTGATGAGCTAGGCAACAAGGTTGATGGCGACCAAATCGCTTACATCATTGCTCGTGATGCGCTACGTCGTGGTGAACTAAAAGGCGGTGTTGTTGGTACATTGATGACGAACCTTGGTATGGAAAATGGACTTAAGCAATTAGGTATTCCATTTGTACGTGCTGCTGTAGGTGACCGTTATGTAATGGAGCAGCTTCTTGTTAAAGGCTGGAAGATCGGTGCAGAAAACTCTGGCCATGTGATTCTATTAGATAAAGTAACGACGGGTGATGCCATCGTTGCTGCGCTGCAAGTGTTGGCTTCAGTGGTTGATAGTGAAATGACACTGAATGAACTTTCTCAAGGTATGACGTTATACCCTCAAGTTTTAGAAAATGTTCGTTTCAGCGGTGACTCAAACCCACTAGAAGCAGAGGCGGTTAAAACGGCTGTTGTTGAAGTGGAAGCTGAGCTTGGCGAAAAAGGGCGAGTATTACTGCGTAAGTCAGGTACAGAGCCTCTATTGAGAGTGATGGTTGAAGGTGAAGATGCTGATCTTGTTCAGAAATCTGCACTTAAGATTGCTGATGCTGTAAAAGCGAATTGCTAA
- the rlmE gene encoding 23S rRNA (uridine(2552)-2'-O)-methyltransferase RlmE has product MSKQKHSASSGRWLKEHFDDKYANEARKKGYRSRAYFKMEEIQAKDKLLSPAMTVVDLGAAPGGWSQYAAKIIGDSGQIIACDLLPMDPIAGVSFLQGDFREEAVLEALLDRIQPNMVDVVMSDMAPNIAGNNSVDQPRAMYLVELALDMCRQVLATNGSFVVKVFQGEGFDQYVKDVREMFKTVKVRKPDSSRARSREVFIVATGYKG; this is encoded by the coding sequence ATGAGTAAACAGAAACACTCGGCCAGTTCAGGCCGTTGGTTGAAGGAACACTTCGACGACAAGTACGCAAATGAGGCGAGAAAGAAAGGCTATCGTTCACGTGCTTATTTCAAAATGGAAGAGATTCAAGCGAAAGATAAATTGTTGTCTCCTGCGATGACCGTTGTGGATTTGGGTGCAGCTCCTGGCGGTTGGTCTCAATATGCTGCTAAGATTATTGGTGACAGTGGACAAATCATTGCGTGTGACTTGTTACCTATGGACCCAATCGCTGGAGTGAGCTTTTTACAAGGTGATTTCCGCGAAGAAGCAGTATTGGAAGCGTTGTTAGATCGTATTCAACCTAATATGGTTGATGTGGTTATGTCTGACATGGCTCCTAACATTGCGGGAAATAACTCAGTAGACCAACCAAGAGCTATGTACTTGGTTGAATTAGCTTTGGATATGTGTCGACAAGTTCTAGCTACCAATGGTAGTTTTGTTGTTAAAGTATTCCAAGGCGAAGGGTTTGACCAATACGTTAAAGATGTCCGTGAGATGTTTAAAACGGTTAAGGTCAGAAAACCCGACTCTTCTCGAGCTCGTTCTCGTGAAGTGTTTATCGTAGCCACTGGTTACAAAGGTTAA
- the rimP gene encoding ribosome maturation factor RimP produces the protein MTGLERQLTEMLDAPVAASGYELVGLEFIRAGEHSTLRIYIDSPNGINVDDCSEVSHQVSAVMDVEDPISVAYNLEVSSPGLERPLFKAEHYQQFIGHEVSIVLKMAVGNRRKWKGDIQSIEGETVKVLVEGQEEEFVLSNIAKANLIPKF, from the coding sequence ATGACTGGTTTAGAAAGACAACTTACTGAAATGCTTGACGCTCCAGTAGCAGCATCAGGTTATGAGTTAGTTGGATTAGAATTTATTCGTGCTGGTGAGCACTCAACGCTACGTATTTACATCGATTCACCAAATGGTATCAATGTAGACGATTGCTCTGAAGTTAGTCACCAAGTAAGTGCCGTAATGGACGTTGAAGATCCAATTTCAGTGGCTTATAACCTTGAAGTTTCTTCACCAGGTTTAGAGAGACCACTGTTCAAAGCAGAGCATTACCAACAATTTATTGGTCACGAGGTAAGCATCGTTTTGAAAATGGCTGTCGGCAACCGTCGTAAATGGAAAGGTGATATCCAATCTATTGAAGGCGAGACAGTAAAAGTATTGGTTGAAGGACAAGAAGAAGAATTCGTCCTGAGCAATATTGCGAAAGCTAACCTGATCCCTAAATTTTAG
- the nusA gene encoding transcription termination factor NusA, with protein sequence MNKEILAVVEAVSNEKAVPRERIFEALEIALATATKKKSELEIEVRVEIDRKTGNFETFRRWEAVEEVEFPTKEISIEAAKYDDPEIELGGFIEDDIESVTFDRITTQTAKQVIVQKVREAERAQIVEQFIDNEGELVTGVVKKVNRDTIILDLGSNAEAVILRDDQLPRENFRPGDRVRGLLYAVKPEARGFQLFITRSKPEMLAELFRVEVPEIGEELIELKGAARDAGSRAKIAVKTNDKRIDPVGACVGMRGARVQAVSNDLGGERIDIVLWDDNPAQFVINAMAPADVASIIVDEDTHSMDIAVEADNLAQAIGRSGQNVRLASQLTGWELNVMTVEDLQKKHQEEAVASIENFMKHLDIEEDFAQMLVEEGFSTLEEVAYVPVNELLEVDGLDEGIVEELRNRAKDALTTLALAKEETFDGVEPAEDLLALEGLEREMAYKLAAKGVATLEDLADQGVDELEGIEDLTAERAGELIMAARNICWFGDEE encoded by the coding sequence ATGAACAAAGAAATTTTGGCGGTAGTAGAAGCTGTTTCTAATGAGAAAGCAGTTCCTCGTGAGCGTATTTTTGAAGCGCTTGAAATCGCGCTTGCAACGGCAACAAAAAAGAAAAGCGAACTAGAAATCGAAGTTCGTGTTGAAATTGACCGTAAAACGGGTAATTTCGAAACTTTCCGCCGTTGGGAAGCTGTTGAGGAAGTTGAATTCCCAACAAAAGAAATCTCTATTGAAGCTGCGAAGTACGATGACCCAGAGATCGAACTTGGCGGTTTCATTGAAGATGACATCGAATCAGTAACGTTTGACCGTATTACGACTCAAACGGCTAAGCAAGTTATCGTACAGAAAGTACGTGAAGCTGAGCGTGCTCAAATCGTTGAGCAGTTCATCGATAACGAAGGTGAGCTAGTTACTGGTGTTGTTAAGAAAGTAAACCGTGACACTATTATCCTAGACCTAGGTAGCAACGCTGAAGCGGTAATCCTTCGTGATGACCAGCTTCCTCGTGAAAACTTCCGTCCAGGTGACCGTGTTCGTGGTCTTCTATACGCAGTTAAGCCAGAAGCTCGCGGCTTCCAGTTGTTCATTACTCGCTCTAAGCCTGAAATGCTAGCTGAACTATTCCGCGTTGAAGTGCCTGAGATTGGTGAAGAGCTAATTGAACTTAAAGGTGCTGCACGTGACGCTGGTTCTCGTGCTAAAATCGCTGTTAAAACAAACGACAAACGTATTGACCCTGTTGGTGCGTGTGTTGGTATGCGTGGTGCACGTGTACAAGCTGTTTCTAACGACCTTGGCGGTGAGCGTATCGATATCGTGCTTTGGGACGATAACCCGGCGCAATTCGTAATCAACGCAATGGCTCCTGCTGATGTGGCTTCTATCATCGTTGATGAAGATACACATTCAATGGACATCGCGGTTGAAGCTGACAACCTAGCGCAAGCTATCGGTCGTAGCGGTCAAAACGTACGTCTAGCTTCTCAACTAACTGGTTGGGAACTGAACGTAATGACTGTTGAAGATCTTCAGAAGAAGCACCAAGAAGAAGCCGTTGCTTCAATTGAAAACTTCATGAAGCACCTAGACATCGAAGAAGACTTTGCTCAAATGCTTGTTGAAGAAGGTTTCTCTACGCTTGAAGAAGTAGCCTACGTTCCTGTAAACGAGCTTCTTGAAGTGGACGGTCTAGACGAAGGTATCGTCGAAGAACTACGTAACCGCGCAAAAGACGCACTGACTACTCTAGCGCTAGCGAAAGAAGAAACTTTCGATGGTGTTGAGCCTGCTGAAGACCTACTTGCACTTGAAGGTCTTGAGCGTGAAATGGCTTACAAGCTAGCTGCAAAAGGCGTTGCTACATTGGAAGACCTAGCTGACCAAGGCGTTGATGAACTAGAAGGCATCGAAGACCTAACTGCAGAGCGTGCGGGCGAGCTGATTATGGCTGCGCGTAACATCTGTTGGTTCGGCGACGAAGAATAA
- the ftsH gene encoding ATP-dependent zinc metalloprotease FtsH — MAKNLILWLVIAVVLMSVFQSFGPGESNGRAVDYTTFVQEVGQGQIQDAQFNNSEISFTRRGGGAKYVTYMPVYDQKLLDDLINQNVKVQGTPPEEQSLLGTIFISWFPMILLIGVWIFFMRQMQGGGGGKGAMSFGKSKARMMSEEQIKTMFADVAGCDEAKEDVKELVDYLRDPSRFQKLGGKIPTGILLVGPPGTGKTLLAKAIAGEAKVPFFTISGSDFVEMFVGVGASRVRDMFEQAKKAAPCIIFIDEIDAVGRQRGAGVGGGHDEREQTLNQMLVEMDGFEGNEGIIVIAATNRPDVLDPALLRPGRFDRQVVVGLPDVRGREQILKVHMRKVPLSGDVEPSLIARGTPGFSGADLANLVNEAALFAARGNKRNVSMVEFELAKDKIMMGAERRSMVMSEEVKESTAYHEAGHAIVGRLVPEHDPVYKVSIIPRGRALGVTMYLPEQDRVSMSRQHLESMISSLYGGRLAEELIYGKDNVSTGASNDIERATDIARKMVTQWGFSEKLGPLLYAEEEGEVFLGRGMSQAKHVSDDTTRLIDEEIRILIDRNYARAKQILEDNMDLMHSMKDALMKYETIDAGQIDDLMERKTDIREPAGWGDQAKAEPAKEEAKPEAEEKPEAKAEPKAEESKVEEAKSESDDAQNKDS, encoded by the coding sequence ATGGCAAAAAATTTAATTCTGTGGCTAGTTATCGCTGTAGTGCTTATGTCTGTATTCCAGAGCTTCGGCCCTGGTGAAAGTAATGGCAGAGCAGTTGATTACACCACGTTTGTACAGGAAGTTGGCCAAGGCCAGATTCAAGACGCACAGTTCAATAACAGTGAAATCTCTTTCACCCGTCGTGGTGGTGGTGCTAAGTATGTAACTTACATGCCTGTTTATGATCAGAAGCTACTTGATGACTTAATTAACCAAAACGTGAAAGTTCAGGGCACACCACCTGAAGAGCAGAGCCTGCTTGGCACTATCTTCATCTCTTGGTTCCCAATGATCTTACTGATTGGTGTGTGGATTTTCTTCATGCGTCAAATGCAAGGCGGCGGCGGCGGTAAAGGCGCAATGTCGTTTGGTAAGAGCAAAGCTCGAATGATGAGCGAAGAACAAATTAAAACGATGTTTGCTGATGTTGCAGGTTGTGACGAAGCAAAAGAAGACGTTAAAGAACTTGTTGACTACCTTCGTGACCCAAGTCGTTTCCAAAAATTAGGTGGTAAGATTCCTACAGGTATCCTGTTGGTTGGTCCTCCTGGTACTGGTAAGACATTGCTTGCAAAAGCGATTGCGGGTGAAGCAAAAGTACCGTTCTTTACTATCTCTGGTTCTGACTTCGTAGAAATGTTCGTTGGTGTTGGTGCATCTCGTGTGCGTGACATGTTCGAACAAGCTAAGAAGGCTGCACCATGTATCATCTTTATCGATGAAATCGATGCAGTAGGTCGTCAACGTGGCGCTGGTGTTGGTGGTGGTCACGATGAACGTGAGCAAACACTGAACCAAATGCTGGTTGAGATGGATGGTTTCGAAGGTAACGAAGGTATTATTGTTATCGCTGCGACTAACCGTCCAGACGTACTTGACCCAGCACTACTTCGTCCAGGTCGTTTTGACCGTCAAGTTGTGGTTGGTCTACCTGATGTACGTGGTCGTGAACAGATTCTTAAAGTACACATGCGTAAAGTTCCACTGTCAGGCGATGTTGAACCATCTCTGATTGCTCGTGGTACTCCAGGTTTCTCTGGTGCAGATCTTGCGAACCTTGTTAACGAAGCGGCTCTATTTGCTGCTCGCGGAAACAAACGCAATGTCTCTATGGTTGAGTTTGAACTTGCGAAAGATAAGATCATGATGGGTGCAGAGCGCCGTTCAATGGTTATGTCTGAAGAAGTGAAAGAGTCAACGGCTTACCACGAAGCGGGTCACGCGATTGTTGGTCGTTTGGTACCTGAACACGATCCAGTGTACAAAGTATCAATCATCCCACGTGGTCGTGCACTTGGTGTGACGATGTATCTACCAGAGCAAGATCGCGTAAGCATGTCTCGCCAACATCTAGAGTCAATGATTTCTAGCTTGTACGGCGGTCGTCTTGCTGAAGAACTTATCTACGGTAAAGATAATGTTTCGACTGGTGCGTCTAACGATATCGAACGTGCAACAGATATTGCTCGTAAGATGGTTACGCAATGGGGCTTCTCTGAGAAACTGGGTCCTCTTCTTTATGCTGAAGAAGAAGGCGAAGTTTTCCTAGGTCGCGGCATGAGTCAAGCGAAGCATGTTTCTGACGATACAACTCGACTTATCGATGAAGAAATTCGCATTCTTATCGACCGCAACTACGCTCGAGCTAAGCAAATCCTAGAAGATAATATGGATTTGATGCACTCGATGAAAGATGCGCTTATGAAGTACGAAACGATCGATGCAGGTCAGATTGATGACCTCATGGAACGTAAGACTGACATTCGTGAGCCTGCTGGTTGGGGTGACCAGGCAAAAGCTGAACCTGCAAAGGAAGAAGCCAAGCCTGAAGCTGAGGAAAAACCTGAAGCTAAAGCCGAACCAAAAGCTGAAGAGTCAAAAGTTGAAGAAGCTAAATCTGAATCAGATGACGCTCAAAACAAAGATTCTTAA
- the yhbY gene encoding ribosome assembly RNA-binding protein YhbY: protein MNLSTKQKQHLKGLAHSLKPVVLMGANGLTEAVLAEIELALDHHELIKIKVASEDRETKQLIIDAIVRETKAEKVQTIGKVLVLFRQSEARKIEIPRK from the coding sequence ATGAACCTAAGTACCAAACAAAAGCAGCATCTAAAGGGCCTAGCTCACAGTTTAAAACCTGTAGTGCTAATGGGCGCAAATGGACTTACTGAAGCTGTTCTAGCGGAAATCGAATTAGCTCTAGACCATCACGAACTGATCAAGATTAAAGTAGCATCAGAAGACCGTGAGACTAAGCAACTGATTATCGATGCAATTGTACGTGAAACTAAAGCTGAGAAAGTACAAACTATCGGTAAAGTTCTTGTACTGTTCCGTCAGTCTGAAGCACGTAAAATCGAGATTCCACGCAAATAA